The sequence CTGCGTCGGCGTCGAACGCCCCCGAATCAATGATGTGTACGACTAACCCCGAGGTATCTTCAGCATCGTAGACACCGCCCCCATCTCGAATAGATTTTACACGCTGCTCGTGATAATTATCGGCAATAATTCGTTCGTTCTGGTCGCAACCTCGTGAGTTTAGGATATCTTGCCGTAGCGACATAGCACTATAGAAGAAAGCATATTTAAACAGACTTTGCCCCACGGTGAAACTGTTCTGAAAGTGACGAGCCCTATATGACGCCTCAGAGTGTACTCTATTCGCCTTTTGATTACGACTGTCCTCTCTCAGCGGGTAGCAGACGCGATTCTCTGACGTTCGTCCACTTATTTCCCGAAACGTATGGATAGAAAGCTGGCCTCGGCACTCATAGGGCTCGTCACCATCGGGAGCCACCCCGACTCGGAGCGGTGCGCTCGTCATCGGCCAGTGGCCCCTACGTGATGCGCTCGGAAAGAGGCTTCTGCACGCCGTCGTCTCGGAATGGTGAACGTCCCCGTCGACGTACCGCCGGCCTCGTACGGTTTATTGGACGTCAGTACCGGTGGTTTCGGCGAACCGCCGGTACACAGTTACAATAATCCGTATCAGAACTCGTCGCGAGCGTGTTTGAAGAAGCGATGCTCCTGTTCGGCGATGCCGTTCAGTGCCCCCTCGGCCTCGCTGAGGGCGGTCCGGCGCTCGGCGTCGTCGTCGGCGCTCACGGCGGTGCCGAAGGCTGCGGCCGCGGCCTCCCACTCTTCGGCGATGGTGCGCATCCGGTCGGCGACGGGGCCGCCGACGCCCGCCTCCGGTGCGAGGACGTCGAGCGCGTCGGCGTAGAGTCGGCGGAAGGCGGCGCCGCGGCCGTGTTCCTCGATGGAGTAGCGGGCGTGGCGGGCGGGAGGAATCGGATCGTCGCGATCGGCCCACGACCCCACGCGGTTCGCGAACGTCCGGATCGCGTCGGGACCGTGGTCGCCGGCAGCGCCAAGCCGTCGCTCGTAGGAGCGGGTGTCGAGCATGTAGGTCGTCGTCTCGCGGAAGGCGCGGTTGGCCGCGGTTTCGAGGTCGACGCCCGTCTGAACGTCGGTGACGACGATGTGCGAGTAGTTCAGATCGCGGATCTGCCCGCCGCTCCAGGAGCGGTTCAGATCGGCGATAGGCAGTTCGAACGCGTCGGGTTCCGTGGCGTCCGAGAGCAGGAGCGCGTCGTCGCCGTAGCCGATGGCGAGGGCGACGTGCGGGGAGATGTGGCCTGTCGCGGGCACGTGGTCCAGTTCGGTCGGATCGAGAAAGAGGAGGACCGGCTCCTCCATGTCCAGACGGCCGGTGATGCTCTCCCAGGCGTCCTCGAAACTGTCCTCTTCGCGGCGAACGTAGTCGATATCGAGCGATTCGAAGAACTGCTCTTCGAGCCAGAGCGGACGCCCGAGGAACTCGTGCCAGTCGCGGTCCGCCCGGTCGAGCGTGACCGAGGCGATGCCGCCGCCGAGGCCGAAACAGGTCGCCTCGTCGAAGTTCCAGCCGTGAAACTCGGACAGGTTTCGGAGCGCGCTCGTTCCGCAGTGGTGCCCCGTTCGGTGATCGAATCCGGAGAGTTGGAACATGGATCGTACTCCGGCATGTCGCAGGGGACATGTATGTACACTCCACCAACCCACTTCGTCCGGCGGGGCCGCCTCGGCGGGTCGGAGCGCCGTCTTCCCCACGCCCGGCGGGCCACACAGGGTGACGAGCACACTCGGATCTACGGGCGCGTCCACTAACCAGTCCCCGCACTCACAGTCCTGCTCGTTGGACTTCTCGCGGCGCGACCCGTGGCGTGCTCGTGGGGGCGGCGGCCATCGTCGCCGGGGCAGTGCTGGGGACGGTGAGTTAGTGGCGGGTATTTTCGAGGCGAGGACGGACGCGACGGCGGGCCGACTTGGCCCGGAATTTTTGGGACCCGCTGTCGAAGCACTCTGCCGATGACCGCACACCACATACCCAAAGGTGCCGGCCTCGAGACGTTACAGGAGGTGCTGACCGGCTGGAGCGAGGCGGGGGCAGCCGACGAGCCACGCTACACCGCCGACGTCGAGGACATCATCAGCGTCTCCGACGTGGTCGGACGGCAGACGCGGTTTCTCGAGGAGATCGGGGTGCTCGAGCCACACAAACAGAAACACCGACTGACCGACGCCGGGCGGGAACTCGCGGACGCGCTCGCCACCGGCGACGAGGACCGGGCGAAAGAGCAGGCCCGCGAGCTGCTCGCCGACTGGGACCTCACCGAGGACGTTCGCGGCGTGGTCGGCGGAAATCCGATGGACGAGGACGAACTCGTCCCGATCGTCGCCGACCTCGCCGATCAGGACCTCGAAACGAGTCGCGTCGAGACGGGGATCCGGACGTTGCTCGACCTCTACGACTGGGCGAACCTGCTGGAGCGCGACGCCGACGGCCGGTACCGACTCCCGGAATCGGCGCAGGCGGAAGCCGAGACGGAACCCGGCGAGGAGACCGGCGGCCCAGCCGAGGACGCCCACGCGGAGATATCGGAAGCCAAGGAAGCGGCCGAAGAGGCCGCGGGCGCGGCGGAGACGGCGGTCTCGGCGGCCGAGCAACCGACAGAGTCGACGGCGGAGGACTCCGCGGATGCGGCCGAAACCATCGAACAGACCATCGAGGACGTGACCGAACAGGCGGTGGCTGAGACGGCCGAAGCGACCGCTCGGTCGGTGGCCGAGGAGGCGGCCCGCGAGCGAGCGGCGGAAATCGCCGAGGAAACGGCGGCGGATGTCGCGGAAGCGACGGCCGAAGAGATCGCTGAGGACGTCGCCGAGGAGTTGTCCGAGGAAGTGACGGAGGCCGCCGAAACTGCGGCGGAGGCGGCCGAGCGCTCCGAGGAAATCGCCACGACCGAAGAGGAAGCGATCGAGCAGACGGCGACGGAGACGGCCGAGTCGGTTGCCCGTGGGGTGGCCGAGGACGTGGCCCGAACGGTCGCCGACGAGGCGGTCGACGACGCTACCGACGACCTCGTCCAGCAGGCGACGGACGCCGCGGCGGAGACGGCCCGCGACGTGGCCGAACGAACCGCCGAGGAGACGGCGGCGGGGGTCATCGAAGACGCGGTCGAGGAGGCAGAACGCGCCGCGGAGACGGCATCGGAGGCCGCGGAGACCGTCCGGTCGCTCGCCGAGGAGGTAGAGGGTGTCAGTGAGTCGACGGTAGAGGCCGCCGAGGGGGTCGGCGACGTGGACGGTGCCGTCGCCGAAACGGCACCGGAGACCGAAGAGGCAGTCGAGGCTGAAGCGGCGGAAACCGCCCCGTCGGAAGCCGCCGAAACGGAGATCGCCGACGCGGTCGAGGGCGCGGCCGGCGATGTCGAAGGCACTGCCGAGGAGTTGACCCGAGAACTCCTGACCGACGCCGGGGAGCTTCGGATTTCGGTCGGCGAGGATTCGGGCATCGAGATCACCGTCGACGAGGACTCCGGGGTCGAGATCGGCGTCGATGGCGACGTCGATCTGGAGAACGTCGACCTCCCGGAGGGGGTTCGCGTCGCGTCGGACGAGACCCTCGAAACCGACGGCGGCGTGGACGAGTTGGCCGCTGACGGCGGTAACGAGGTGGAACTGACCGAGACGGACGACGGCGTTCGCATCGACGTCGACGCCGGACCGGGCATCACTATCGCCGTCGGTGGCGAAGAGGGTGAAACGGAGGAAGCCGGGTCAGAGGGTGCGGAAGAAGGCGAAGGTGGCGAAGAAGCGGAAGGAGAGGAAGCAGGTGAAGAAGCGGAAGGAGAGGGCGAAGCCGAAACCGAAGAAGCAGAGCCGGAAGCAGCGGAGGAACCCGCAGCGACGGAAGCCGAGGCGGCGGAGGAGACGGAGAGTGAGTCCGAAGAATCGGCGGACGAAGCCGAGGCTGAAGCCGAAGCGGAGGGCGAAACGGGGGCCACGATCGAGGAGCTCGAAGCCCTCGACGACGTCGCGTCGACCGAGGAGCTCGTGACCACTCTTAGCGATGCGGCGACGGAGGCCAAAGAGGCGGCCGAGGAGGCGAAATCGGCCGCCGAAGAGGCCCGGACGGCGGCCCAGCAGGCGGCCGGCGGGAACGGGAGCGACGGCTCGACGCCCGCGACCGAACCGCACGCGATCTCACTCGACCTCGATATCGACTCGGAGGACCTCGAAGCGATCGTTCGCGGCCTCAAGGACGGGCTACAGAACGGGGAGTCCTGACCTACTCGATTCGGTCCCTCGCGGCGGCGGCGAGGAAGGGCAGCGTGATGGTGGCGTCGCCGAGGACGGTGACGTTTTTCGCGGATTTCTCCAACTTCCCCCAGGACCGCGCTTCGTCGAGGGTCGCTCCCGAGAGGCCGCCGGTCGAGGCGGGATCCGTGGTGAGTTGCACGCCGTAGTCGTAGGCCTCGGGCACGGTGAGCATGGTCTGGAGGACGAAGTTCTTCGGGACGCCGCCGCCGACGACGGTCGCCCCGGCCTGCTCGGCGTCGAAGGCGATGTCGGTGATGTTCGTCATGTCGGCGAGGGCGTCGAGCGTGAACTCGGAGACCTGGGAGTGCATCCAGGCCTGGATGCCGAGCACGGAGTCCTGAATCGCGGGGACGAAGATGGGGACGTCGTGCTCGTAGGCTGCGGCGGCGATGCCGGGATCCTCCGTCACGTCGGCGTTGGCGTCGAGGTTGGCTCGCCCCAGTTCGCGCGTGAACTCGCTGATGGCGACCGGGCCGTCGAACGCCGGAAACACCTCGTCGCGGAGGTGGCCCTCGAACAGCGTGAAATGCTCTTGCGGAAGGTAGACGTTGTAGATGCGGTCGACGCCCTCGTCGCGGAGCTGTTCGTCGTGCTCGCGCTCGTCCCCCTCCTCGGCGGTGCGACCGTGGTGGTGTTTGCCGCCGATGGCCTCGATGGCGTCGTGGGTGAGGTTCGCGCCGGTCGTCACCAGCACGTCGATGTGACCGTCGCGGATCAGATCCGACACGACTCGTCGCATTCCGCCGGGGACCATCGCGCCCGCGAGGCCGAAGAAGTTGGTCACGTCGTCGTCGCCGAGCATCTCGCTATAGATGTCTACCGCGCGCGAGAGCTCCGCGGCGCCGATGCCCGCCTTGCCGTACTCGGTCGCGAGGTCGCCGACGCTCATCTCGGCCCACACCTCGGCGTGATCCAGGGGATCGTCGTGGAACTCCTCGCGGTGGGCGCCGTGGCCCGCCGCGTCGTGGTCGTCGTCAGTCATGCGCCGGAATCGGCGCTCCAGCGGTTTCAACGGCGCGATTGTTTCGTGGGCGTCGGTCGCCGCCGCGTCACAGCCCCGTGGGGTGGTCGATGTACGTCGTCTCGACGCCCCACTCTTCGCACAGCGACCCGAGCGCGCGGACGCCGAACGTCTCGGTCGCGTAGTGACCCGCGAGGAAGACGTTCAGCCCGCGGTCGCGGGCCTCGTGGTACGCTTTCTGCTTGCCCTCGCCGGTGACGAGGGCGTCGAGTCCGGCGTCGGCCGCCTCCTCGATCCAGTCGACGCCGCTCCCGGTGACGATGCCGATGTCCTCGATGTGATCCGGGCCGAAGCCGAGCACCTGCGTCTCGGTGTCGAGTTCCCGATCCAGCAGCGCGGCGAGTTCGTCGACGCCGGAGGAATCTCTCGCCGTCCCTCGCGTGCCGACGTATTCGGGGCCGAACGTTCCGAACGGTGCCCGGTCCTCGAGACCCAACACGTCCGCGAGACCGGCGGCGTTGCCGAGTTCTTGGTGGCCGTCGAGGGGGAGATGAGAGACGTACAGCGCCACGTCCTCGCGAACGAGCGGTTCGATCCGGTCGTAGTTGAGGCCGGTGAGGTGGTCGAACCCGCCCCACGCGAGGCCATGGTGGACGAGTAGCGCGTCGGCGTCTCGGTCGATGGCCGCGTCGATCGTCGCTTCGGCGGCGTCGACGGCGA comes from Haloplanus sp. XH21 and encodes:
- a CDS encoding BtrH N-terminal domain-containing protein, which codes for MFQLSGFDHRTGHHCGTSALRNLSEFHGWNFDEATCFGLGGGIASVTLDRADRDWHEFLGRPLWLEEQFFESLDIDYVRREEDSFEDAWESITGRLDMEEPVLLFLDPTELDHVPATGHISPHVALAIGYGDDALLLSDATEPDAFELPIADLNRSWSGGQIRDLNYSHIVVTDVQTGVDLETAANRAFRETTTYMLDTRSYERRLGAAGDHGPDAIRTFANRVGSWADRDDPIPPARHARYSIEEHGRGAAFRRLYADALDVLAPEAGVGGPVADRMRTIAEEWEAAAAAFGTAVSADDDAERRTALSEAEGALNGIAEQEHRFFKHARDEF
- a CDS encoding deoxyhypusine synthase produces the protein MTDDDHDAAGHGAHREEFHDDPLDHAEVWAEMSVGDLATEYGKAGIGAAELSRAVDIYSEMLGDDDVTNFFGLAGAMVPGGMRRVVSDLIRDGHIDVLVTTGANLTHDAIEAIGGKHHHGRTAEEGDEREHDEQLRDEGVDRIYNVYLPQEHFTLFEGHLRDEVFPAFDGPVAISEFTRELGRANLDANADVTEDPGIAAAAYEHDVPIFVPAIQDSVLGIQAWMHSQVSEFTLDALADMTNITDIAFDAEQAGATVVGGGVPKNFVLQTMLTVPEAYDYGVQLTTDPASTGGLSGATLDEARSWGKLEKSAKNVTVLGDATITLPFLAAAARDRIE
- a CDS encoding Nif3-like dinuclear metal center hexameric protein — protein: MDRSELVARLDDRLRTNDYADIDASANGLQVGRETGTVDRVALAVDAAEATIDAAIDRDADALLVHHGLAWGGFDHLTGLNYDRIEPLVREDVALYVSHLPLDGHQELGNAAGLADVLGLEDRAPFGTFGPEYVGTRGTARDSSGVDELAALLDRELDTETQVLGFGPDHIEDIGIVTGSGVDWIEEAADAGLDALVTGEGKQKAYHEARDRGLNVFLAGHYATETFGVRALGSLCEEWGVETTYIDHPTGL